The genomic DNA TACATGGGCCAGGTGGATATGGCCCGACAGCAGCCCAATGTTTTTCGGATGCGCCTGCTTGGCGCCGAAGTGCGCCCGGTGAGCAGCGGCAGTCGCACTTTGAAAGATTCCATCAACGAGGCCATTCGGGATTGGGTGACCAATGTCAGAACTACCCATTATTTGCTTGGCTCGGTATTGGGGCCGCATCCGTATCCTACCATTGTGCGCGATTTTCAAAGTGTGATTGGCCGCGAGGCCCGCGCCCAAGTTCTGGAAGCCGAAGGCCGGTTGCCTGATTTTTTGATTGCCTGCGTGGGTGGCGGTTCCAACGCGATGGGCCTTTTTCAGGCTTTTCTGGATGATCAGGCGGTGGACATGGTGGGGGTGGAGGCCGGCGGCAGTGGTATTCAAACCGGCAAACATGCGGCTCGTTTTGCGCCCCCGCCTGCCGATGGAGGGACAGGCGTGGAAGCGCGACTCGGCGTGCTGCACGGCACCAAGTCTTATGTGCTGCAAACGCCCGACGGCCAGATTGCCGAAACCCATTCCATCAGCGCCGGTCTGGATTATCCATCGGTTGGGCCGGAGCACGCCTGGTTGCGCGATTTGGAGCGAGCGGGGTATACTTACGCCCTTGACCACGAAGCCCTGGCTGCGGTGAAAATTCTCAGCCAACAAGAAGGCATCATTCCCGCCCTGGAGTCGGCCCATGCCGTGGCCGAGGTGGTCAAACGCGCGCCCAGGCTGCCCAAAGATAGCATTATCGTCGTCAACCTCTCCGGCCGCGGCGACAAGGATTTGGACACCATGATGCGGGAGTTGGGAAAGGAAAACTAAAACTGCCTGAGCCGGCCGGTTAAGGCTTTGCCGAATTTTTTGGAAAATCCTTAACGATTCAGCCAACCAGAGTTTGAGTCATTCACAATTGGCAATTCACCATTCACCATTAATAATTTACCATTCACCATTCACCATTCACCATTTTCTAGGGAGTTATCACCATGACCCAAGCCGACAAAAAGCGTGTTTTTTCCGGTATTCAACCCACCGGCAACTTGCACCTGG from Anaerolineae bacterium includes the following:
- the trpB gene encoding tryptophan synthase subunit beta, producing MAKGKFGPYGGQFVPETLMPALAELEDAYEAAKTDLNFQTEFNHLLKTYVGRPTPLTYAGRLTRHLGGAKIYLKREDLAHTGAHKINNALGQALLAKRMGKRRIVAETGAGQHGVGTATACALLGLECIVYMGQVDMARQQPNVFRMRLLGAEVRPVSSGSRTLKDSINEAIRDWVTNVRTTHYLLGSVLGPHPYPTIVRDFQSVIGREARAQVLEAEGRLPDFLIACVGGGSNAMGLFQAFLDDQAVDMVGVEAGGSGIQTGKHAARFAPPPADGGTGVEARLGVLHGTKSYVLQTPDGQIAETHSISAGLDYPSVGPEHAWLRDLERAGYTYALDHEALAAVKILSQQEGIIPALESAHAVAEVVKRAPRLPKDSIIVVNLSGRGDKDLDTMMRELGKEN